One segment of Streptosporangium brasiliense DNA contains the following:
- a CDS encoding siderophore-interacting protein yields the protein MADDRPARKTTRGEVKRVEWLTPHMIRVVLGGDGLAGFGAGEFTDHYVKLLFAPHGVTYPAPFDLAAVQRDLPREQWPTTRTYTVRAWDPEAVELTLDFVYHGDSGLAGPWAARTRPGDEIHFFGPGGAYAPDPEAGWHLMAGDESALPAIAASLERLPAGALAHVFLEVAGPEEEQPLDTPGDAKITWLHRGGSPAGEPLIAAVRGLDFPPGALHAFVHGEAGSVRELRRHLRTERGIPLSQLSISGYWRLGRDDEAWRSSKKEWNRQIEEEEEEAAALSA from the coding sequence ATGGCAGATGACCGGCCCGCGCGCAAGACGACTCGCGGCGAGGTGAAGCGGGTGGAGTGGCTCACCCCGCACATGATCCGGGTGGTCCTGGGCGGCGACGGGCTCGCGGGGTTCGGCGCGGGCGAGTTCACCGACCACTACGTGAAACTGCTGTTCGCCCCGCACGGGGTGACCTACCCGGCGCCGTTCGACCTGGCGGCCGTCCAGCGCGACCTGCCCCGCGAGCAGTGGCCGACCACCCGGACCTACACCGTCCGTGCCTGGGACCCGGAGGCGGTCGAGCTGACGCTCGACTTCGTCTACCACGGCGACAGCGGTCTCGCCGGCCCCTGGGCGGCCCGGACGCGGCCCGGCGACGAGATCCACTTCTTCGGTCCCGGCGGCGCCTACGCGCCCGACCCGGAGGCCGGCTGGCACCTGATGGCGGGCGACGAGAGCGCGCTGCCCGCCATCGCCGCCTCCCTGGAGCGCCTGCCCGCCGGCGCCCTGGCCCATGTGTTCCTGGAGGTGGCCGGGCCCGAGGAGGAGCAGCCGCTGGACACCCCCGGCGACGCGAAGATCACCTGGCTGCACCGGGGCGGCTCGCCGGCCGGCGAGCCGCTGATCGCCGCCGTACGCGGGCTCGACTTCCCCCCGGGCGCCCTGCACGCCTTCGTCCACGGGGAGGCCGGCTCCGTCCGGGAGCTCCGCCGCCACCTGCGGACCGAGCGCGGCATCCCGCTGTCGCAGCTGTCCATCTCCGGCTACTGGCGGCTCGGCCGCGACGACGAGGCCTGGCGCTCCTCCAAGAAGGAGTGGAACCGGCAGATCGAGGAGGAGGAGGAGGAGGCCGCGGCGCTGTCGGCCTGA
- a CDS encoding sensor histidine kinase produces the protein MRINRVFTFGGTGMDERPSRRRRLAGMSVGLVYLCFPVLDIVSGELTGAEAFWGALGLAAYVACFLTTALSPREYGALSPLTYGFMGATTVLAVCLPFLFGGSWLSLPVYTTVVYSMALGPLPATLAMLAMGTVVVLAGLLYEHDPASTLVLVFQVVTLGVLFMSVRGTRILVVRLRRAQQEVARLAAGEERLRIARDLHDLLGHSLSLIVLKSELAGRLAENGSERAVAEIRDIETVARQALVEVREAVSGYRQRDLSTELDGARAALEAAGTQVTVRLAGTPPPGVLDGLLGWAVREGTTNVMRHARATHCEIAITHDGRATTLEIVDNGRGAAPYGPGSGLNGLTERVEAVGGTVSAGPRENGFALRIAVPAAGEAGT, from the coding sequence GGGATGGACGAGCGCCCGTCCCGCCGGCGGCGGCTGGCGGGGATGTCCGTCGGCCTGGTGTATCTGTGCTTCCCGGTGCTGGACATCGTCAGCGGCGAGCTGACCGGCGCGGAGGCGTTCTGGGGCGCCCTCGGGCTGGCCGCCTACGTCGCCTGCTTCCTCACCACCGCGCTGTCCCCGCGGGAGTACGGCGCGCTGTCCCCGCTGACCTACGGCTTCATGGGCGCCACCACGGTCCTGGCCGTCTGCCTGCCCTTCCTCTTCGGCGGGAGCTGGCTGAGCCTGCCGGTCTACACGACCGTCGTCTACAGCATGGCGCTGGGCCCCCTGCCGGCGACGCTCGCCATGCTGGCGATGGGCACCGTCGTCGTGCTGGCCGGCCTGCTGTACGAGCACGACCCGGCCAGCACCCTGGTGCTCGTCTTCCAGGTCGTCACCCTCGGCGTCCTGTTCATGAGCGTGCGCGGCACCCGGATACTGGTGGTCCGGCTCCGCCGGGCACAGCAGGAGGTAGCGCGGCTGGCCGCGGGCGAGGAACGGCTGCGGATCGCCCGGGACCTGCACGACCTGCTCGGCCACAGCCTGTCGCTGATCGTGCTGAAGAGCGAGCTGGCCGGGCGGCTGGCCGAGAACGGCTCCGAGCGCGCCGTGGCGGAGATCCGCGACATCGAGACGGTGGCCAGGCAGGCGCTGGTCGAGGTGCGCGAGGCCGTCAGCGGCTACCGGCAGCGGGACCTCTCGACGGAGCTGGACGGGGCGCGCGCCGCGCTGGAGGCGGCGGGGACGCAGGTGACGGTCCGGCTCGCCGGGACGCCGCCACCCGGAGTCCTGGACGGGCTGCTCGGCTGGGCGGTGCGCGAGGGGACCACCAACGTCATGCGGCACGCGCGGGCGACCCACTGCGAGATCGCGATCACCCATGACGGGCGGGCCACTACCTTGGAGATCGTGGACAACGGACGCGGGGCGGCGCCGTACGGCCCGGGCAGCGGGCTGAACGGGCTGACCGAGCGGGTGGAGGCGGTGGGCGGGACGGTGTCGGCCGGGCCGCGGGAGAACGGCTTCGCGCTCAGGATCGCGGTCCCGGCGGCCGGGGAGGCGGGGACATGA
- a CDS encoding TetR/AcrR family transcriptional regulator: protein MGRPAKFSNDQILDAAAELVAEGGQGAVTISAIAARLGAPSGSIYHRYASRDLLVAHLWMRAARRFQEGYLRAAGRADPHAAAESAVSYVVGWSADNLREARLLLLHRHEDLLAAWPAELAGDLAALNADLAAALSALSARYFGAETPENLERITFALVDVPYAAVRRHLIAGRTPPASAGRLAVLAARAALDG from the coding sequence GTGGGACGACCAGCGAAGTTCAGCAACGACCAGATACTCGACGCCGCGGCGGAGCTCGTGGCCGAGGGCGGGCAGGGGGCCGTGACGATCTCGGCGATCGCCGCGAGGCTGGGCGCGCCCAGCGGGTCGATCTACCACCGCTACGCCTCCCGGGACCTGCTGGTGGCGCACCTGTGGATGCGCGCCGCCCGCCGCTTCCAGGAGGGCTACCTGCGCGCGGCGGGGCGGGCCGACCCGCACGCGGCGGCGGAGTCGGCCGTCTCGTACGTGGTCGGCTGGTCGGCGGACAACCTCCGGGAGGCGCGGCTGCTCCTGCTCCACCGGCACGAGGACCTGCTGGCCGCCTGGCCAGCGGAGCTGGCGGGGGACCTGGCCGCCCTGAACGCCGACCTCGCCGCCGCGCTCTCGGCGCTGAGCGCGCGCTATTTCGGCGCGGAGACCCCGGAGAACCTGGAACGGATCACCTTCGCGCTGGTGGACGTGCCGTACGCGGCCGTCAGGAGGCACCTGATCGCCGGCCGTACCCCACCCGCCTCGGCGGGCCGCCTGGCGGTGCTCGCCGCCAGGGCGGCGCTGGACGGGTGA
- a CDS encoding response regulator transcription factor, giving the protein MIRVLLAEDQAMVRGALASLLGLEPDIEVVGEAASGPEALTVALRTRPDVALLDIEMPGGDGITAGARIREALPGCHIVILTTFGRPGYLRRAMEAGAAAFLVKDSPARELAAAVRRVRAGERVVDPGLAAMALSAGPNPLSPRERDVLAASAGGSTIGDIAARLHLSEGTVRNYLSSAIQKTRARNRMEAVQHAQAQGWL; this is encoded by the coding sequence ATGATCCGGGTCCTGCTGGCCGAGGACCAGGCGATGGTCCGCGGGGCGCTCGCCTCGCTGCTGGGCCTGGAGCCCGACATCGAGGTGGTCGGGGAGGCCGCCTCCGGGCCGGAGGCGCTCACCGTGGCGCTCCGCACCAGGCCGGACGTCGCGCTGCTCGACATCGAGATGCCCGGGGGCGACGGCATCACCGCCGGGGCGCGGATCCGCGAGGCCCTGCCCGGCTGCCACATCGTGATCCTGACCACCTTCGGCCGGCCGGGCTACCTGCGCCGGGCGATGGAGGCGGGCGCGGCGGCCTTCCTGGTCAAGGACAGTCCCGCGCGCGAGCTCGCCGCCGCCGTCCGCCGGGTCCGCGCCGGGGAGCGGGTCGTCGACCCCGGACTGGCCGCCATGGCGCTCAGCGCGGGGCCCAACCCGCTGTCCCCCCGCGAGCGCGACGTCCTGGCCGCCTCGGCCGGCGGCTCCACCATCGGCGACATCGCCGCGCGCCTGCACCTGTCGGAGGGGACGGTCCGCAACTACCTGTCCTCGGCCATCCAGAAGACCCGTGCCCGCAACCGCATGGAGGCCGTCCAGCACGCCCAGGCCCAGGGCTGGCTCTGA